The genome window CGTCGCCGCGCGAGGCAAACATCGACCCGCTGTCGGCAATCCTGTTGAGGGCGGCGGCGACGTCGGCCTCACCCTTGACGCCAGCCGGATCCGATTTCGGACCGACGATGACGAAGTCGTTGAACATTAGCGGGTAGCGCTTCACGCCGAAGCCATCGGCGACGAACTGCTCCTCCGACTTCTTGTGGTGCACCAGCAGCACGTCGGCATCGCCCGAGCGGGCAAGGCGGATGGCAGCCCCGGTGCCGACCGCAACGACGCGGACCTCGATACCGGTCTTTTTCTGGAAGACCGGCAGGATCGAATCGAACAGACCCGAATTCGCCGTCGACGTCGTCGATGCGACGGTGATGAAGCTGTCAGCCGCCAGTGCCGGAGCCGCCGCGGATGCGGCCAGACCCAGCGCGGCAATTGCCCCGACGATATGCCTAGCAAGTGTTTTCATGATTTCCGTCCTCTCCAGTGTAAATCGATTGGCGCCGCCACCACAGAAGGTCGCCTTTCAGGAAGGCGGCGGCGAGATCGTTCTGCGGCGCTTCGAAGAAGCTTGCCGCCGGCGCTCGTTCTTTGATCCTGCCGCGGTGTAGGAACAGGACCTCGTCGGCAAGGCGACGGGCCTGGTTGAGATCGTGACTGGTCATGATGATGCGCACCCCGATCTGAGCCGCTTCCTCGACCAGTTCCTCGACGAGCCCGGTCGTTGCCGGATCGAGGCTCGCGGTCGGTTCGTCGAGGAAGAGAACGCGCGGGCGCACGGCAAGCGCGCGGGCAATCGCCAGCCGCTGCTGCTCACCAAATGACAGCGCGCGCGCCGGCATCGTCGCCAGCCGCCCGAGGCCGGCGCGTTTCAACGCGGCGTGCGCGCGCTCGCAGCGCTCTGCCTTCGGCACCTTACGGACCTTCAGCGCGAACAGAAGATTGTCGAGCGCGGTGCGGCGCAGCAGCACCGGGCGCTGGAACACCATCGCCTGGCCGTCGCGCACGGCCTGTGGATCGGGTGCGTTCGGCCAGCGCACGGCGCCGGTTTCCGGCTTGAGAAGCCCGTGGGCGACGCGCAGAAGCAGGCTCTTGCCGGCGCCGTTCGGACCGATGATCAACGTCTTCTTGTGGCGGTTGTCGAAGACGCACTCGATCTCCTTCAGCACGGTCTTGCCGCCGCGCCTGAGCGAGACCTTGTCGATGACGATCGGCAGCATGTCGGTCACTTCCCTCATGCCGCCCCCTTG of Hyphomicrobiales bacterium contains these proteins:
- a CDS encoding sulfate transporter; translation: MKTLARHIVGAIAALGLAASAAAPALAADSFITVASTTSTANSGLFDSILPVFQKKTGIEVRVVAVGTGAAIRLARSGDADVLLVHHKKSEEQFVADGFGVKRYPLMFNDFVIVGPKSDPAGVKGEADVAAALNRIADSGSMFASRGDDSGTHKRERELWKAAGIDPVASSGKWYRETGSGMGATLNVAAGSDAYALTDRGTWLSFANRGDLELLVSGDTRLRNEYGAIVVSKDKFPHVKADLGQKFADWMLSREGQAAINGYKINGEQLFYGMVENPTN
- a CDS encoding ABC transporter ATP-binding protein; this translates as MREVTDMLPIVIDKVSLRRGGKTVLKEIECVFDNRHKKTLIIGPNGAGKSLLLRVAHGLLKPETGAVRWPNAPDPQAVRDGQAMVFQRPVLLRRTALDNLLFALKVRKVPKAERCERAHAALKRAGLGRLATMPARALSFGEQQRLAIARALAVRPRVLFLDEPTASLDPATTGLVEELVEEAAQIGVRIIMTSHDLNQARRLADEVLFLHRGRIKERAPAASFFEAPQNDLAAAFLKGDLLWWRRQSIYTGEDGNHENTC